From Plasmodium malariae genome assembly, chromosome: 4:
GTAGCAGTCTTTAAAGAAACCCCAAAACTATCAGCGCACAGATATGCTTAAGAGTTAGTAGTCCCTGTAACGAATGTAAgggggaaaaagaaaaaaaaagcaagcAACAAAGTTTAAAGAGTTTAGACATATTGCAGTTTACGAAAGAGACTTACGGAAAAGAGGTGTACTCtgtctttttcatttttcattattaatttttaaattttaatttttaattttacaccAAAGAAAAGGGGAAGGAGCCTATCTGGTCTTCTCGCaagtatatgcatgtacacacacgagtatatatacatacctTTTTCTACTGCGCATTGtggtactttttttttttttttttttttttttttttttaactctATTCATGAATATCAGAGCAACTCACTTTTTCTCATGTGATATTGATATAGAGCGAAATTCTTGCACGTCTAACATTTTGAAGAAGATATGATGACAAAGCGTGCATTAATTTTCTCCCCTCCTTTCTGCATGAACGTGTATATGTACCTGCAGATATGTATGCTTATGTGTATGTACTTATGTGCACTTGTATGTGAGCACGCGTCTCTAACGCAGCAAACATTGGAAAAAATGACTTGACGTATGAATTGTGAGAAGAGAGGAAAAACATAGTCTCACcaatgtaaatttttatagagCAAGTTTAAAATTCGTAATCCTAAGGAACTTCTTAATCTTGCACTCGTTGttcagaaatattttattttttttatttttttttttttttttaactagcCATTTTCGGCAATATTGctagtagaaaaaaaaaaaagagaaaaattgAACAAACAAATACATGCGTATacaggtatatatatatgtgtgtgtttgcacatacatacatatatatatgaactaaTGGAGAGCTTAAATAAGACACATCAAAGAGGTATAACAATAAAGAGCAGCGAAATGGGTAAACACAAAGGAAACAGGAAGAACGAATTCTtgaaagaaattaaaagaataaactCAATGATTTGTGTATATGATAAACATATAGACTCGTGtaggaataataaaaaagagtttTACCATCAATTGTCTGTACTGATAGATTATGATAACAtggtaaaaagaaaatatgaaaattacgAAAGGGAGTTAAAAGAGTTCAGTAAGGGTaaagtatacataaataatgttaaaggtgataatagaaaaagaaatcaGAATATAAGTGAGCATGCTAGGGGAGATCGCGTAGATAAAATAGAACTCAAGGAAtgtaagaaaattaaaatggaattaaaaaaaagtataagaGAGTTGAAAACTCAGAAACGTAAATGTTTAAGtaatttaacaaaatggCAACTTGTTTATAATATGAAGAGACATAAactatgtaaaaaaataataaagaaatgtATAGGGTGCACTGAGAAGAAACTATCAGAAGGAAAAAACATCCAAAAAACGTATTCGTTAAATTATGATGACAGAAAAAATAgcaatattaatttttgtagaGCGGACTCAGCTGAAGGTAGTAGAAGAAATGGTGCTTCTTCTACCTACATCGATAATAAAAGATTAAATCTATTTAAGCATGAACATTTTCGAAAGAAGGAGCTATTACTACTTTCACTTGAAGAAGGGATAAAGATGGGAAAACACAACTCGAACAGTGCAAGGGGATTCAGCAGTCCTGCCATTTGCTGTAGGAAAGGGGTGCATATGGAAATGCCTATTTCCATCACAATAATTAGAGGGATTAGAAGCACTGGCAGGGTTAGAAGCACTGGCAGAGTTAGAAGCACTGGCAGGGTTAGAAGCACTGGCAGAGTTAGAAGCACTGGCAGAGTTAGAAGCACTGGCAGAGTTAGAAGCACTGGCAGAGTTAGAAGCACTGGCAGAGTTAGAAGCACTGGCAGAGTTAGAAGCACTGACAGGGTTAGAAGCACTGGCAGGGTTAGAAGCACTGGCAGGGTTAGAAGCACTGACAAGGTTAGAAATGTTAAAGAGGAGGAAGCCGTAAAAATCGAAGCAAGCGAACAAACAGGAATTACCACAATTGGTGTGTATGAACTATCAAATATGCTTAAAGAAAAAGTTGATGTAAAATGTAATGATGATGTAAGTGTAATAAAGGATTCGGAAGCAAAGAACTCTTTGAGCATTTCACAGGCGGTTGTACAAGTAAGAGGGGAAGAAGTAGAAACAAATACCGACAAGAACAACAATATAGAGGTACACGTCTATCCAGTGAAAAGTGAAAAAGGTGAGTGTATagatgaaaacaaaaatgaagacGGAAGGAAAGTAAACACAGtaacaagaaaaaatgatGGATGTGAACCCAATGaagtaaagaaaaagtaCATTACCACCAATGGCTATAATATCCATCGAAAGGAAGAAATtgaagataaagaaaaattaaatattgtaCCATATGTGCCAAATGGACCAATTACATCAAGTGATATGACACTTATTAACTATGTAGAGAGGGCGAGcaaatgtaaaaatggaaGTCAAATATTTGTAAGTGCAGAGAGGGAACAGGGAATGGAAGGCATTGAACAGATAGAGGAGTTAAAGAATAATTGGGATGAAagcataaatgaaaaattagaatCTCAGATAATAAACATGGTTAACAGTACTCAGGATGAAACAACCAAGTTCACACAAGTGAACAGAAACAACGACATAGTGAAACCTCTCGTTCAACAAAATAGATCCAATATCAAAGGTGAAGAAGAgggagaaataaaaaatgaaaattgtaAGAATGAACATATAGATTCTGATAATAAGaatatcaaaatatacaCTTCAAATGATGAAGCGGTAAATGGTAAGGAAACGGTAAAGCAGTCTTCCCATAGGGTATCGCCAAAAAAGAGTAAAAGAAAGAGGAAAAAACATAAGGCGGGGGGAGCTGAAAATAAGATGGGAGAAGGGGAAGATAAGGTGGGAGAAGGAGAAGATAAGATGAGGGAAGCTAAGAATAAGGTGgaagaagagaaaaatatgGCGGGGGGAGCTGAAAATAGGATGGGAGAAGAGGAGGATAAGGTGGGGGGAGCTAAGAATAAGGTGGAAGAAGAGAAGAATATGGCGGGGGGAGCTGAAAATAGGATGGGAGAAGGGGAGGATAAGGTGGGGGGAACTGAGAATAAGATGAGTGAAGGGGAAGATAAGGTGAGGGAAGCTAAGAATAAGGTGgacgaagaaaaaaatatgacgGGGGGAGCTGAAAATAGGATGGGAGAAGGGGAGGATAAGGTGGGGGGAACTGAGAATAAGATGAGTGAAGGGGAAGATAAGGTGAGGGAAGCTAAGAATAAGGTGgacgaagaaaaaaatatgacgGGAGGAGCAAAGGGTAAAGCGGGGAAAGTGAAGGATAAGGCGGTTAAAACTAAGAATAAGAAGGGAAGTACAGATGCCCCAATGGACACAACTTCCCATGTGGAAcggaagaaaaaagaattcaAAACAGATGGTGAAACAAATTTGCAAAGTACGGAAACTGAAAATGAAATTGTCCACGATATAATGAGTAAATATTCGCAGACACTACAGTACACGAGCTTTTTagattatattaaaaataaaaaggatcaAGCATAAAATGGGggtaaaaaaatagtaaggagtagttttttttttttttttttttttttttat
This genomic window contains:
- the PmUG01_04027400 gene encoding conserved Plasmodium protein, unknown function is translated as MESLNKTHQRGITIKSSEMGKHKGNRKNEFLKEIKRINSMICVYDKHIDSCRNNKKEFYHQLSVLIDYDNMVKRKYENYERELKEFSKGKVYINNVKGDNRKRNQNISEHARGDRVDKIELKECKKIKMELKKSIRELKTQKRKCLSNLTKWQLVYNMKRHKLCKKIIKKCIGCTEKKLSEGKNIQKTYSLNYDDRKNSNINFCRADSAEGSRRNGASSTYIDNKRLNLFKHEHFRKKELLLLSLEEGIKMGKHNSNSARGFSSPAICCRKGVHMEMPISITIIRGIRSTGRVRSTGRVRSTGRVRSTGRVRSTGRVRSTGRVRSTGRVRSTGRVRSTGRVRSTDRVRSTGRVRSTGRVRSTDKVRNVKEEEAVKIEASEQTGITTIGVYELSNMLKEKVDVKCNDDVSVIKDSEAKNSLSISQAVVQVRGEEVETNTDKNNNIEVHVYPVKSEKGECIDENKNEDGRKVNTVTRKNDGCEPNEVKKKYITTNGYNIHRKEEIEDKEKLNIVPYVPNGPITSSDMTLINYVERASKCKNGSQIFVSAEREQGMEGIEQIEELKNNWDESINEKLESQIINMVNSTQDETTKFTQVNRNNDIVKPLVQQNRSNIKGEEEGEIKNENCKNEHIDSDNKNIKIYTSNDEAVNGKETVKQSSHRVSPKKSKRKRKKHKAGGAENKMGEGEDKVGEGEDKMREAKNKVEEEKNMAGGAENRMGEEEDKVGGAKNKVEEEKNMAGGAENRMGEGEDKVGGTENKMSEGEDKVREAKNKVDEEKNMTGGAENRMGEGEDKVGGTENKMSEGEDKVREAKNKVDEEKNMTGGAKGKAGKVKDKAVKTKNKKGSTDAPMDTTSHVERKKKEFKTDGETNLQSTETENEIVHDIMSKYSQTLQYTSFLDYIKNKKDQA